The region ACCCCGCAACCGCCATTCCCTTATGACGCTTCTGACGTTAGCATAATTGATGGTGCCTTGACGCTTGCTGGAACGCTGACCATGCCGAAAGGAACGGGCCCCTTTCCCGCCGTTGTCATGATCGCAGGGTCGGGCCCTCAAAACCGCGACGAGACCGTCGACGGCCACCGCATCTTCCTCGTGATCGCCGATCGCCTGACGCGGCAAGGAGTCGCTGTCCTTCGCTACGACAAGCGCGGGGTCGGCAAATCCAGCGGTAGCTATGCAAACGCCACGCAACGCGACTTCACTGCCGATGCTACCGCGGCGCTTCGGTGGCTACGTCAACAGCCCTTTGTTGATGCCGCCAGGGTTGGTCTGTTGGGACACAGCGAGGGAGCCGAGATCGCGCCTGCCGTTGCCGGAGCCGATAGGAAGGTAGCCTTTACTGTTTTGCTATCAGCCCCGGCGGAAACGGGCATCGAAACCATAGCTTCGCAGGCTAACGCCATCGCACTGGCAAACGGAGTGTCGGCGGCAACCGCGACCGTCAACGACGCGCTGGAGCGCCGCCTGCTGGCAGCGGTTGCTGCGGCACCGGACAGCATCGCCGCCGAAAATGCGGCAACGGACATCCTCATCAAGGCGGGCATGCCGACCGACCGCGCTGTCGTAAAAGCCGAGGGTCTTGCCTCGCCTTGGTACCGGGCGTTTCTCAACGACGACCCGTTACCCGCCCTGAAAACGCTCACGGTTCCGACACTGGTGATTGCGGGATCCAAGGACCTTCAGGTTTTGCCCGGTCGCAACCTACCACTGATCCGTCGGGCTTTGGCGGGTAATAAGAACGCAAAGATCGTCGAGCTGCCCGGACTGAACCATCTGCTGCAACCGGCCACGACCGGATCGCCTAGTGAATATGGTACGATTACGACAACCGTCGCTCCGAAGGCACTAGATCTTATGATAGACTGGATTCGTTCAGTTGTGAAGATATGACCCACTTTTTCGGCCGCTCAGCGCCGATAAGGCGCCCCCTAAATCCAGCCGCTCGTTCATGTGAGTGGTCGACCGCGTCTGATCGCCGCAACTACGAAGATAGGTCTAAAGCAAATTAGAGGAGGGCTATCCCAACACGGGACGCAAATCGTTAATTCCGCAGCAACTATTAGTGCCGTCAGCCGTACCTCTTCAGCCGTCACGCCAGCATTTCGCGGCCCTGATCGGCAGGGAGCACATATGAAAAAGTTGGCACTTGGTTTGGCGGCGGTGATCGTCTTTGCAGCTTCTCCTGCAATAGCAGCGGACTACATCTTCTCGTTTTCTGGAACGAACCTTTTCGGCGGCCAGCCGCTCGTGGGATCGGGTACGCTGACGACCAGCGGTGTGACGGTGCAGCAGAATGGTCGCGATGCTCAGATGATCACCGGCATTACGGGAACCTACAACGGTTCGGCCATCACGGGTCTCGCTTCCGTCACCGGATCAGACAATTTCTATTATCTGACGGGCAAGTTCGTCTCCGGCAACGGACTGGGCTTCGTGACGGCGGCAGGTACCAATGCGAACCTTTTCGATTCTGCAGGTCAGTATCGGATCAACACGACGAATCCGTTCCAGTCGGGCTTCGTTACAGCCACATCCTCGGCAGTGGCGGGCGCTGTACCAGAAACGGCGACGTGGGGCATGATGATCGCAGGCTTCGGGATGATGGGCGCAGCGATGCGCGGGCGTCGCCGCAGCACCACGGTCTCGTTCGCTTAATCTGTCCTTTCGTCCAGCAAAGCCGCTGGCCGAAAGGCCGGCGGCTTTTTGCTGCATGCGATGCATTGTTTGATAGAAGGCACTCCTTCAGTTAACAAACTAAGACGTCCCAGCTTGATGCAGGTTGTAAAATAGCTTCGACATGAGGCACATCAGATTATTGTCGCTGCTGAGTGTTTGGCTGGCAGTGCTTGAGAGACAGAACATGTGCTCCCGCAAGCAGCGTGGAGTTTCCATGGACTTATATTATTTTGCCGTCGCCGATCGATTCGCTCCGCAGATTGCGGACGCGGTGGAATTTCCAACATTGGCTTCCGCCAGGGTACACGCCCTGCGTTTCGCTGCTCAGATTTTAAGCGACCAGCTTCCCCCTTTCTGAGACGCGGACGAATGGGTTCTTACCGTCAGCGACGAACGGAGTGTCACGCTATTTACGATTACCGTCACGACTTTGGACCCAGCGAAACAAGGACGAAACGCGCAATCGCTCGGTGATGCGGAGCGATGCCGGCATTAATAGTCGGCCTATTTGTACAGGTCCTTGGGCGACATTGCAGAACTCCGGTGGGCTGGTGTCCAGGTTTGATACGGGGTGCTCGATGAAGATGATGACGGCAACTGTCCCACTCTTGCCGCTCCGCTCTCGTGTGAGATCGGCTTTCTTGGGGGATTAGAGTGGCTATAAGGTGCCTAGATCGGGGACGGGGATCAAAGCGTGCGCGGATCGTTGATAGCAGGAGTTTGCCTCCTCTTGTTCGGAGGCGAGGCGAGAGCGAACGACCGAGCCGCGACCTTCGAAGCCAGACTGGCGGAAGTGCGGACATCGTTGACGGTGGACGATGGCGAATTCGGCGGGCCGGGTGCTGAAATACTAGCCCGTGCAGTATCAAGTGC is a window of Sphingomonas sp. Leaf357 DNA encoding:
- a CDS encoding PEPxxWA-CTERM sorting domain-containing protein, which gives rise to MKKLALGLAAVIVFAASPAIAADYIFSFSGTNLFGGQPLVGSGTLTTSGVTVQQNGRDAQMITGITGTYNGSAITGLASVTGSDNFYYLTGKFVSGNGLGFVTAAGTNANLFDSAGQYRINTTNPFQSGFVTATSSAVAGAVPETATWGMMIAGFGMMGAAMRGRRRSTTVSFA
- a CDS encoding alpha/beta hydrolase family protein, translated to MIALALLAAAATSCSPAGDWDGSLTVPAGIQLPLILHLKDTGSTIDSPDQGARGISIDVTATGNSLLVVIPSTKAQFTGAISTDCSTLTGPFRQSGMEMKASFKRRPAGAAAPAISRPQTPQPPFPYDASDVSIIDGALTLAGTLTMPKGTGPFPAVVMIAGSGPQNRDETVDGHRIFLVIADRLTRQGVAVLRYDKRGVGKSSGSYANATQRDFTADATAALRWLRQQPFVDAARVGLLGHSEGAEIAPAVAGADRKVAFTVLLSAPAETGIETIASQANAIALANGVSAATATVNDALERRLLAAVAAAPDSIAAENAATDILIKAGMPTDRAVVKAEGLASPWYRAFLNDDPLPALKTLTVPTLVIAGSKDLQVLPGRNLPLIRRALAGNKNAKIVELPGLNHLLQPATTGSPSEYGTITTTVAPKALDLMIDWIRSVVKI
- a CDS encoding DUF6894 family protein, translated to MDLYYFAVADRFAPQIADAVEFPTLASARVHALRFAAQILSDQLPPF